A single genomic interval of Desulfobacterales bacterium harbors:
- the bioB gene encoding biotin synthase BioB, whose product MSINKKIISLAESVIGGESLDINDYKFILSIPEHDCFSLFAGANLIRNHYFGNKIHLCSIVNAKSGKCSEDCKFCSQSVFSKSDSSHYPLISKEELIKIALDASKNPINRFSVVTSGKGLSKKEIMFLSEAFSEMPKDKIKYCASLGILSKDELSILKKAGITRYHHNLETSKNHFNNICTTHTFEERINTINFAKEIGLSVCSGGIFGIGETDQDILYLALELKKLDVDAVPINFFIPIKGTSLENLNNLTPLKCLKIIALFRYVLPDKNILICGGREANLKIMHPLIFYAGASGIMTGNYLTKPGRSFNDDFELLKQLGFNILK is encoded by the coding sequence TTGAGTATTAATAAAAAAATAATAAGTTTAGCTGAATCAGTCATAGGGGGAGAATCTCTTGATATTAATGACTACAAATTTATATTATCAATCCCAGAACATGATTGTTTTTCATTATTCGCTGGAGCCAACCTAATACGAAATCATTATTTTGGGAATAAAATTCATTTATGCAGCATAGTGAATGCTAAGTCTGGAAAATGTTCTGAAGATTGCAAATTTTGTTCCCAGTCGGTTTTTTCAAAATCTGATAGTTCCCATTATCCTCTTATATCAAAAGAGGAATTAATAAAAATAGCCTTAGACGCGTCAAAAAATCCTATCAATAGATTTTCTGTAGTTACAAGCGGAAAAGGCTTATCAAAAAAAGAAATTATGTTTTTATCTGAAGCATTTTCAGAAATGCCTAAAGATAAAATAAAATATTGTGCTTCTCTTGGAATTTTAAGCAAAGACGAGCTTTCAATTTTAAAGAAAGCTGGAATAACTCGTTATCATCATAATCTTGAAACATCAAAAAATCATTTTAACAATATATGCACAACTCACACCTTTGAAGAAAGAATCAATACAATTAACTTCGCAAAGGAGATTGGACTTTCAGTCTGTTCTGGAGGCATTTTCGGGATAGGCGAAACTGATCAAGATATACTATATCTCGCCCTTGAATTGAAAAAGCTTGATGTTGATGCAGTACCGATAAATTTTTTTATTCCAATAAAAGGCACTTCATTAGAAAATTTAAACAATCTTACCCCTTTAAAATGTCTGAAAATCATAGCTCTTTTCAGATATGTCCTACCTGATAAAAATATACTGATTTGTGGTGGCAGGGAGGCTAATTTAAAAATTATGCATCCTCTTATATTTTATGCAGGCGCAAGTGGAATTATGACTGGAAACTATCTTACAAAACCGGGCAGAAGCTTTAATGACGATTTTGAATTACTGAAACAACTTGGATTTAATATTCTGAAATAA
- the rsmB gene encoding 16S rRNA (cytosine(967)-C(5))-methyltransferase RsmB, whose translation MKNARYTVLTILNSLSKKRITLDASIEKYLREDGNLSKIDKSFVTAIVFGVLRWQRRLDWIISHFSNIKLKKIDPNVLNILRIGLFQIIYLDKVPVSAAVNTSVDLCKSPVWISKYINAVLRKASENYQDTPFPPKDKDYVLYLAVQKSFPEWLIKRWLEKFGFDEINLICDALNNIPPISIRANSLKISRDALFLSLKNKTKDIFLTEYAPYGISFFSPNQPIFELDEYKNGFFQVQDEASQIVTMVLDPKPYETVLDTCAGLGGKTGHIAQLMENKGRILAIDNDKRKLDELEFQMKRLGINIVETRVHDMMKPLNPDFFQKFDKVLVDAPCSASGVLRRNPDIKWSLSEIDLCRSRDIQNIVIKNASKTVKNTGKLVYSVCSTEVEENEEVITYFLDNNKNFKIDVPFNVSHKIDTLINEKGFIKTFPHKNNMDGFYIVRLEN comes from the coding sequence ATGAAAAATGCAAGATATACAGTGCTTACAATTTTAAATAGCTTATCAAAAAAAAGGATTACCTTAGATGCATCAATAGAAAAATATCTTAGAGAAGATGGTAATCTATCTAAAATAGATAAATCTTTTGTAACTGCAATTGTTTTTGGAGTATTGCGATGGCAGAGGAGATTGGACTGGATTATAAGCCATTTTTCAAATATAAAACTAAAAAAAATTGACCCTAATGTTTTAAATATTTTACGGATAGGACTTTTTCAAATTATTTATCTTGATAAAGTTCCTGTTTCTGCCGCTGTAAATACATCTGTTGACCTCTGTAAATCTCCAGTATGGATTTCAAAATATATTAATGCTGTTCTAAGAAAAGCGTCTGAAAATTATCAAGATACCCCTTTCCCACCCAAAGATAAGGATTATGTTTTATATTTAGCCGTTCAAAAATCTTTTCCAGAATGGTTAATAAAGAGATGGTTAGAAAAATTCGGATTTGATGAAATTAATTTAATTTGTGATGCATTAAATAATATTCCTCCGATAAGTATTAGAGCTAATAGCCTTAAAATAAGTAGAGATGCTCTTTTTTTATCCCTTAAAAATAAAACAAAAGATATATTTCTTACGGAATATGCACCCTATGGAATTTCCTTTTTTTCGCCTAATCAGCCAATATTTGAGCTGGATGAATATAAAAATGGTTTTTTTCAAGTTCAAGACGAAGCTTCCCAAATTGTTACAATGGTTTTAGATCCAAAGCCCTATGAGACAGTTTTAGACACTTGTGCAGGACTTGGTGGAAAAACTGGACATATTGCTCAATTAATGGAAAATAAAGGAAGAATACTTGCGATTGATAATGACAAACGGAAGTTAGATGAACTTGAATTTCAGATGAAAAGACTTGGAATTAATATAGTTGAAACAAGGGTTCATGATATGATGAAACCTTTAAATCCTGATTTTTTTCAAAAATTCGATAAAGTTCTTGTCGATGCGCCTTGTTCAGCTTCTGGTGTTTTACGGAGGAATCCTGACATAAAGTGGTCATTATCTGAGATCGATTTATGTCGTTCTCGCGATATTCAAAATATAGTTATAAAAAATGCCTCAAAAACTGTTAAAAATACGGGTAAATTAGTTTATTCAGTATGCAGCACTGAAGTTGAAGAAAATGAAGAAGTGATAACTTATTTTTTGGATAATAATAAAAATTTTAAAATTGACGTGCCTTTTAATGTATCTCACAAAATAGATACTCTCATTAATGAAAAAGGTTTTATAAAGACATTTCCCCATAAAAATAATATGGATGGTTTTTACATTGTACGATTAGAGAACTAA
- a CDS encoding CapA family protein — MIKKKLTAIFIVSLLLLFGCKIDGKVSYNMQGLEGVNIELKPEVFDALSVLTDKNGVFAFNDLTNGNYVITPSLEGYIFEPSSQNITINNFPFSNLTFIAKKQYDDSIKLIFTGDIMLERNVKKMIDAQWTSSDLSQRYSFPFLKIADYLKSGDLTFGNLESIISDKGEKKVPWPFCCSFRAETDAMYGLLFAGFDVVSTANNHSADYGKDAFIDSLYRLDQAGLTYCGGGTTKEKAHSPAIFNVKNTKIAYLAYTNVGNTWWDKEDIKSNVAWLDAESLKTDIYNAIPQADIIIVSMHFGVEYQTEPNNSQKELAQLAIDSGASLVIGHHPHVTQPVEAYKNGYIAYSLGNFVFDQSNEDTHRGLVIEAEIVNNQIVNLKAVDILINEFYQPEIVSAY, encoded by the coding sequence ATGATAAAAAAAAAATTAACAGCAATTTTTATAGTTTCTTTGCTTTTATTGTTTGGGTGTAAAATAGACGGCAAAGTGTCGTATAATATGCAAGGCCTCGAAGGAGTAAATATAGAGCTTAAGCCTGAAGTTTTTGATGCGCTATCTGTACTCACGGATAAAAATGGAGTTTTTGCTTTTAATGATTTAACTAATGGAAACTATGTTATTACTCCATCTCTTGAAGGCTATATTTTTGAACCTTCAAGTCAAAATATCACAATTAATAATTTTCCTTTTTCAAATTTGACTTTTATCGCAAAAAAACAATATGACGATTCCATAAAGCTTATATTTACAGGCGACATTATGCTTGAGCGTAATGTAAAAAAAATGATAGATGCCCAATGGACTTCTTCTGATTTATCACAAAGATATAGCTTCCCGTTTCTTAAAATTGCAGATTATTTAAAATCAGGAGATTTAACTTTTGGAAATTTAGAAAGCATCATATCCGATAAGGGTGAGAAAAAAGTTCCTTGGCCATTTTGCTGTTCTTTTAGAGCTGAAACTGACGCAATGTATGGTTTACTTTTTGCCGGTTTTGATGTTGTATCTACAGCCAATAACCATAGCGCAGATTATGGCAAAGATGCTTTTATAGACAGTTTATATAGATTAGATCAAGCTGGTTTAACCTACTGTGGAGGCGGAACTACTAAGGAGAAAGCTCATTCGCCTGCAATATTTAATGTAAAGAATACTAAAATAGCTTATCTTGCTTACACAAACGTAGGAAATACATGGTGGGATAAGGAAGATATAAAATCTAATGTTGCATGGCTTGATGCAGAATCTTTAAAAACAGATATTTATAATGCAATTCCCCAAGCTGATATTATAATTGTTTCAATGCATTTTGGAGTTGAATACCAAACAGAGCCAAATAATAGCCAGAAAGAATTAGCTCAATTAGCTATCGACAGCGGAGCATCGTTAGTTATTGGTCATCATCCCCATGTAACCCAGCCAGTTGAAGCTTACAAAAACGGTTATATCGCCTATTCTCTTGGTAATTTTGTTTTTGATCAAAGCAATGAAGACACCCATCGCGGCCTTGTTATAGAAGCAGAAATTGTTAATAATCAGATAGTCAATTTAAAAGCGGTAGATATTTTAATAAATGAATTTTATCAGCCAGAAATAGTTAGTGCTTATTAA